The following proteins are co-located in the Silene latifolia isolate original U9 population chromosome 1, ASM4854445v1, whole genome shotgun sequence genome:
- the LOC141594799 gene encoding uncharacterized protein LOC141594799 has product MSMRRLLLSNNQRICSSFLQKTRNFSAISASHPIISPSINPCSSPKTPTFSSSLFLKEFRRGFAKGRKTKGDTDVVIEDIGPSVKSTAVSQMEAAVDALSRELTKLRTGRATIGMLDHIIVETRGVKMNLNRLALVTIVDHKTLAVTPYDAETIKELEKAIVSSPLGLNPRTDGQRLVAAIPPLTKEHIQAINKVVSKSSEDVKQSIRRSRQKALDAIKKAGYPKDSTKRFEKEIDELTKKYVKSAEDMCKAKEKEISAG; this is encoded by the exons ATGTCGATGAGAAGATTACTTCTAAGCAACAATCAACGaatttgttcatcttttcttcaAAAAACCCGCAATTTTTCTGCAATTTCAGCATCTCACCCTATTATTTCTCCCTCAATTAACCCTTGTTCTTCCCCCAAAACCCCCaccttttcttcttccctttttctcaaGGAATTCCGTCGTGGTTTCGCTAAAGGGCGGAAAACAA AGGGTGATACAGATGTAGTCATCGAAGACATAGGGCCCAGCGTAAAGTCAACTGCTGTATCTCAAATGGAGGCAGCAGTAGATGCATTGTCAAGAGAGCTAACTAAGTTACGAACTGGAAGAGCTACTATAG GAATGCTGGACCATATCATTGTTGAAACTCGTGGTGTAAAGATGAATCTGAATCGACTTGCTCTTGTCACCATTGTTGATCACAAAACCCTGGCAGTAACTCCTTACGATGCAGAA acgatcaaagaattggagaaaGCCATTGTTTCATCCCCGTTAGGCTTAAATCCTAGAACTGATGGTCAGCGTTTAGTAGCTGCAATACCTCC GTTAACCAAAGAACACATACAG GCGATTAATAAGGTTGTTTCAAAATCAAGTGAGGATGTCAAACAAAGCATTAGAAGATCTCGTCAAAAG GCATTAGACGCTATAAAAAAAGCTGGTTATCCCAAAGATAGCACAAAAAGATTCGAGAAGGAG ATTGACGAATTGACTAAGAAGTATGTCAAGTCGGCCGAGGACATGTGCAAAGCAAAGGAGAAGGAAATCTCTGCTGGCTAG